The Rhodothermus marinus DSM 4252 DNA segment GACCTGGCCGTTATCGAACTGGATGATCTGGCTGGTGAAAGTCTGATCTGAGCGCCAGGTGGCACTATAGGTCACCTGGGAGCTTCCAGAGGTGGCAGTGCGGGTGACGATCAATACCACCTGATCGTGCACCCCGGTGAAGGAGAAGGGAGATGCACTAGGATTCAGATCGCTGACCACGATGCCGCCCCCTTCCGGGTACTGCAGCGCACGGATGGCCAGCGAAGGACCGGAAAGAGCAACCTGCAAATCTTTAACGTGTTGCCAGACCAGGTAGAGCACGCCGCCTCCCCAGAGCAGCACGGTGGTGTTGGGCGTCTGCGTAGCAATGCGGCCATTATAAACTACGGAGGGGGCAGCTCCTACATTTTGAAAATCCGGGCGGCTGTAGCCATAGGCTGCCTGGACAGCGCGATCGTTCAGAAAATTGGCAGTGTGAAAGTCAAGCAGCACCTGATAGAATGACAGACCCCGGGGTACCAGCGCATTTTCATAGGCCAGATAACCGTGGGACGGATCCCGCGCAATAGCACCGACGGCCTCCCAGCCGATCCGGTCTTCCAGATAGGTGGTGAACAGTCCGGCACGCTCGTAGTCGTCCAGCACGTTCACGTTATCCTGTGACCAGCGGAAGATGGGCACGTTGTAGCGGGAGACGTCGCTCAGGTAGCTCATGGCCCGTCGGCCGTAGCCGTTCATCACCTCGGCCCATTCGGAGAGTCCCTCATTGACAAAAGAGATCTCATCAAGATCATAGTTGAAATGAATCAGGTGCTGGTACTCGTGGGCGGCCGTCGAGAGGAGCGATTCGATGGGGCGGTTGGTGGAAAGCGAGGGATTGGTGTCGAGATACAGAATATCTTTGTTGTTGCCGTCTCCGAGCGGGCTTAAATCACCACTGTAGACAAACCCCGCCACAAAGCCGCCGCCGCTTTCAGGATCCCAGCCGTCGCGCACGTCCACGAGCAGCACGTCGGTCTTACCGTCGCCGTCCACGTCGGGCGGGTCGCCGAAAACGTCTTCGTCGTTGGCGATGATGCCCTGGTTGGGATTGATGGAGCCGGCCGGGGTGGCGTCGGCCAGCGCGGCCCGCAGCGCCTCCAGCTTCTCGTCGGTCACCCAGCCGCTGTCGAGCGAGGCCACTTCGACCCACAGGTAGAAGCGGTCTTCGATCACGCGCAGCTCGAACTCGCGGGATTCGGTCGTTTCGGTTTCAAAGTTGTACACTTTGAACGTCTGACGATCGCCCACCTGCGGCGGCGCCTGGATGGTCGGGGTCGCCGGCGGCAGGCCCAGCGCCTTGCGCCGGTGAAAATCTTCCAGCGCCTGACGGGCTTCCGGCCGGCGGTTGAGCCGGTCGGTCACGTGCAGGATGTAGCTGTCCGGCTCGGGTCGGGGCGAAAGGGGCTGCAGATGCTGAGCCAAGGCGGGGACGCAGAAAAGCAGCACAAGCCCTGCAAGGATCCGGTACATGGGAAAATCTTCAGGTTCTGGTGGCATGGAAGTTTTATTTTTACGAAAATACTGCAAAGCGTTCCGGACAATCTACCCCTGGAGCATTTCGCCATGCGTTGTTATGGATTACTGCTGCTGAGCATGCTTTTCGTGATCGGATGCGCCACGCAGCCTCCACCAGCACAGCCGCCGATCGTCGTGGAAGGCGAAGTGGTCTCGCGGGGCCAGGCGCCGTTTGCCGCCCTGGTGCTGGAGACCGCCGCGCACAACTACTACCTGCTGGTCTTTGAAAACGAGGCCGATCGGCAGGCGGTGGCCGCCGAAGCGCCGGTCCGGCTCCGGGTCGAGGGCACGCCGTACCTGGATCGCTGGCAGGGGATACCCTATACGCATCTCCGGGTGCATCGGTGGGAGCGGCTACGCTGAGGGCGAGCGGCGTTGGAGTAGCGTGCGCAATTCTGCAGGTGTGACCACCCGGAGCACGGGCAGGGCGGCCGCCCATCCGACGAGCAGGAGCAGCTCGAAAAGAGGCCGCTGCAGCGCCGGCCATGTATGCCAGGCGCCGAAGAGGAGCGCGCTCCAGGCGCCCAGCGCCAGCACCTGACCCCATCGGTAGGGTACCGCGTAGTGCGGGCGGGTCAGCCTCCAGAGCACAAGTGCCATGGTGACATAGGCCAGCGTGGTGGCCCAGGCGGCCCCCAGCATGCCCAGCCGGGGCACCAGCAGCGCGTTGAACAGCAGCGCCACGGCCGCCCCGGCCAGCGTGGCCGGAATGAACAGCGCTGTGCGGTGCCGGAGATAGGCGCCTACCGAGAACACGTAGTACCAGCCCTGAAATACATAGCCCAGCAGCGCCACCGGCACGATGAACAGCCCCGTCCAGTAGCGCGGGTTGATCAGCGCGTAGCCGCCGGGCAGCGGCAGACGGACGATCTCCGCGGCAAAAAACGAGACGCTCAGCAGCACCAGCAGACTGACGGCCGTCAGCAGCGAGAAGACGCGGGCGAAGAGCTGCGGGGCGTCCGGATCGCGGGCGTGCTGCAGGAAGAACGGTTGCCAGGCAAACCGGAACATCTGCACTACCAGCATCAGGAAGATGGCCAGCTTGAGCACGCCGTTGTAGACGCCCACCACGTGGTTGCCGTAGACGGCCTGAGCGGCCTCGGCCATGCGCTGCTGCACCTCGGGCGTCAACGCGCCACCGGCGCGTTCCAGCACGGCGCGGGCCGCCCGTTCGGCCTCGCGGGCGAGCGCCTCCAGATCGAACCGATCGGCATAGAGCCGGCGCACCTGCTCCGGCGTCATGCGCTTCAGAAACAGCAGGTTGATGCGATCCGTGATGGCATAGCCCAGCCCGCCGGGCAGAAAGGGCAACCCGAAGCGCAGCAGTCGACGCCAGAGCCCGGCATCGAACATCGGACGCCAGAGCCGCAGGAACTCCGGCGTCAGCAGCAGCAGGGTGGTGGCCGACGCCGCGGCGTTCGCCATGAAGACGCCCGCCACGCCCAGGTGCAGGCCCACCAGCAGCAGCACGTTCAGGCCGATGTTGACCGCCACGCCGGCCAGCCGGATCAGCGCAAAGCGCCAGGCGCGGTTGCGCAGCCGCAGCTCGGCAAACGGCACGACGGCCAGCGTGTCGAGCACCAGAATGACGGCCATGTAGTAGAGCAGCCATCGGTAGCGGGCCTCCAGATCGATCAGGGCGGCCACGGGCGCAGGGAACAGTACGATCAGCGCAGAGAGCACCAGCGAGGTGCCCAGCAGCGAACCGACGGCCGTGCTGAAGACGCGGCGTCGTCCGTCTTCGTCGGCCTCCACGGCAAAGCGCAGGTAGGCCGATTCCATGCCGTACTGGTAGACGATGTTGAAAAACAGAAAGGCCGTATAGACGATGGAGATGACCCCGTAGGCGTTGGGGGCAAAGACGTGCGAGTAGAACGGAAAAAGAAGAAAGTTGAGCAGCCGGGCCAGGATGGACGACAGCCCGTAGATGGCCGTTTCGGAGGCGAGCTGGCGCAGGCGTCCCGCAGGCATGGTGGTTCAGCGATAGGCGCGGCGGCGTCGGCGGAAGCGAAACAGC contains these protein-coding regions:
- a CDS encoding T9SS type A sorting domain-containing protein translates to MAQHLQPLSPRPEPDSYILHVTDRLNRRPEARQALEDFHRRKALGLPPATPTIQAPPQVGDRQTFKVYNFETETTESREFELRVIEDRFYLWVEVASLDSGWVTDEKLEALRAALADATPAGSINPNQGIIANDEDVFGDPPDVDGDGKTDVLLVDVRDGWDPESGGGFVAGFVYSGDLSPLGDGNNKDILYLDTNPSLSTNRPIESLLSTAAHEYQHLIHFNYDLDEISFVNEGLSEWAEVMNGYGRRAMSYLSDVSRYNVPIFRWSQDNVNVLDDYERAGLFTTYLEDRIGWEAVGAIARDPSHGYLAYENALVPRGLSFYQVLLDFHTANFLNDRAVQAAYGYSRPDFQNVGAAPSVVYNGRIATQTPNTTVLLWGGGVLYLVWQHVKDLQVALSGPSLAIRALQYPEGGGIVVSDLNPSASPFSFTGVHDQVVLIVTRTATSGSSQVTYSATWRSDQTFTSQIIQFDNGQVLQPFVLSDGLELLTRFENPQPGYTLLGRVFLPLHFYSQFSNGPPRTAPRDFTLTVRTANPDGTPGPVLFEKIFDDPRPYQQVSSLIIQFVEIDLFPYAAQIGDLPDTLFIGYRDAGTDTNSVVLATSSYAIENRSFIGPIQGSWRALWETTLNDGTSLNGRIIPIRLEFLVGSEPVPAEPVAKLPRELALEPPYPNPFRTTVRLRYHLPETGLVRLRVYDLLGRPVATLVDGPQPAGTHTVRLDASGWASGLYLCVLEASGQRRIQRLQVVR
- a CDS encoding polysaccharide biosynthesis C-terminal domain-containing protein, which translates into the protein MPAGRLRQLASETAIYGLSSILARLLNFLLFPFYSHVFAPNAYGVISIVYTAFLFFNIVYQYGMESAYLRFAVEADEDGRRRVFSTAVGSLLGTSLVLSALIVLFPAPVAALIDLEARYRWLLYYMAVILVLDTLAVVPFAELRLRNRAWRFALIRLAGVAVNIGLNVLLLVGLHLGVAGVFMANAAASATTLLLLTPEFLRLWRPMFDAGLWRRLLRFGLPFLPGGLGYAITDRINLLFLKRMTPEQVRRLYADRFDLEALAREAERAARAVLERAGGALTPEVQQRMAEAAQAVYGNHVVGVYNGVLKLAIFLMLVVQMFRFAWQPFFLQHARDPDAPQLFARVFSLLTAVSLLVLLSVSFFAAEIVRLPLPGGYALINPRYWTGLFIVPVALLGYVFQGWYYVFSVGAYLRHRTALFIPATLAGAAVALLFNALLVPRLGMLGAAWATTLAYVTMALVLWRLTRPHYAVPYRWGQVLALGAWSALLFGAWHTWPALQRPLFELLLLVGWAAALPVLRVVTPAELRTLLQRRSPSA